The Phoenix dactylifera cultivar Barhee BC4 chromosome 15, palm_55x_up_171113_PBpolish2nd_filt_p, whole genome shotgun sequence genome contains a region encoding:
- the LOC103698999 gene encoding L-type lectin-domain containing receptor kinase S.4-like, giving the protein MAKCGVQQAPPLLGCLAIIIYCQEASKTFYFPSGSLPSRLGWYLMPCNYFLLNLTPSGLCGRFHFHLSSSDDAFAEGLDRPSQDKQSSRKSHSKRLPDKLIHRKGPSISIIFSRFFSQVIMAASIVLPFLVLLLACSSLSVGIDFTYNGFKPATSLSLDGYARITSDGVLQLTNDTSKVTGHAFLSSPIQMLLNTRSMTPTTISFSTTFVFDIITVGNGGGHGLAFAVAPTKTLEGSCCHYLGLLNKSSNGNSSNHVFAVEFDTVQGSDQFKDIDDNHVGVDINSLVSNVSKTASYYTNNSKMVDFELESGQPIQAWIDYDGVAKILNVTISPISVGKPRRPLISYAIDLSSILKEYMYVGFSASTGKLSSSHYILGWSFRTNGVARSLDVSHLPLPPQPAKSSSTSKASGIKIGVISSLATLLLVAVAFSVSWQSWRRAKLAETLEDWELDYPHRIPYKDLYKATKGFQETGLLGSGGFGLVYKGTLPRTGEEVAVKKISSNSRQGVREFIAEVACLGRMRHRNLVQLQGWCKRNEDLLLVYEFMPNGSLDTFLFESEKCGLLSWDQRFKILKGIALGLVYLHEEWEQVVVHRDIKSSNVLLDADMNGRLGDFGLARLYERGKNSHTTRVVGTLGYIAPELSRTGKPMASSDVFAYGILLLEVACGRRPIEPTAQTEQLLLMDWVRECKLRGQLLEVVDPKLGESYVREEVELVLKLGLVCSQSIPEVRPTMRQVIQYLNGDDSLADDMALVFSETDSLASRFSYPSSFDPVSSNSLSGVGQM; this is encoded by the coding sequence ATGGCTAAGTGTGGGGTGCAGCAAGCACCACCCCTGTTAGGATGTCTAGCAATTATTATTTATTGTCAGGAAGCTTCCAAGACTTTTTATTTTCCAAGTGGAAGTCTTCCGAGTCGTCTTGGCTGGTATTTGATGCCCTGCAATTATTTCCTTCTGAACCTCACGCCTAGCGGTCTTTGTGGGCGATTTCATTTCCACTTGTCATCTTCTGACGATGCCTTTGCTGAAGGGTTAGATCGGCCAAGCCAAGACAAGCAGTCTAGTCGGAAAAGTCATTCGAAAAGACTTCCAGACAAGCTCATCCATCGCAAAGGCCCCTCTATTTCCATTATCTTCTCCCGGTTTTTTTCTCAAGTCATCATGGCAGCATCCATCGTGCTTCCGTTCCTCGTTCTTCTCTTAGCGTGCTCTTCCCTCTCTGTTGGTATCGATTTTACCTACAATGGTTTCAAACCAGCCACCAGTCTGAGCTTAGATGGCTATGCTCGCATCACATCCGATGGCGTGCTTCAGCTCACCAATGACACTAGCAAAGTGACGGGCCATGCCTTCTTGTCCTCACCAATTCAAATGCTGCTCAACACTCGCTCCATGACGCCGACTACAATCTCCTTCAGCACCACCTTCGTCTTCGACATCATCACTGTTGGGAACGGAGGCGGCCATGGCTTGGCCTTCGCAGTGGCCCCTACAAAGACTCTCGAAGGCAGTTGTTGCCACTACCTTGGCCTCCTCAATAAGAGTAGCAATGGAAATTCTTCCAACCATGTCTTTGCGGTGGAGTTTGACACCGTTCAGGGATCTGATCAGTTCAAGGACATCGATGACAACCACGTTGGTGTCGATATAAACAGCCTTGTTTCCAATGTTTCGAAAACTGCCTCGTACTACACTAATAATTCCAAGATGGTGGATTTTGAACTGGAGAGTGGGCAGCCAATTCAGGCCTGGATAGACTACGATGGTGTTGCAAAAATTTTGAATGTGACCATTTCTCCCATCTCTGTAGGCAAACCAAGACGACCTCTCATATCATACGCCATCGATCTGTCTTCAATTCTTAAGGAGTACATGTATGTTGGTTTCTCTGCATCGACGGGGAAGCTCTCGAGTTCTCATTACATCTTGGGATGGAGCTTTCGGACCAATGGAGTGGCGCGCTCCCTTGATGTATCTCACCTACCCCTTCCTCCACAACCAGCGAAATCTTCGTCGACTTCCAAAGCCTCTGGAATCAAAATTGGGGTCATATCTTCTCTTGCCACCCTTCTCTTGGTGGCGGTTGCATTCTCTGTTTCCTGGCAGTCATGGCGGAGGGCAAAGCTTGCAGAGACTCTTGAGGACTGGGAATTAGATTATCCTCATAGGATCCCATATAAGGACCTTTACAAGGCAACCAAAGGATTCCAAGAGACCGGGCTCCTCGGGTCGGGTGGCTTCGGCCTTGTGTACAAGGGAACCCTACCACGCACTGGAGAAGAAGTTGCAGTCAAGAAGATCTCTAGTAATTCCAGGCAAGGAGTGAGAGAATTCATAGCAGAGGTGGCGTGCTTGGGCCGCATGAGGCACAGGAACTTGGTGCAGCTCCAAGGATGGTGCAAGCGAAACGAAGACCTCCTTCTGGTCTATGAGTTCATGCCCAATGGCAGCCTTGACACCTTCCTCTTCGAAAGTGAGAAGTGTGGGCTGTTGAGTTGGGATCAACGGTTTAAGATCCTCAAGGGAATTGCTTTGGGACTCGTCTACCTACACGAAGAATGGGAGCAAGTTGTTGTCCACAGAGACATCAAGTCTAGCAATGTTCTATTGGATGCTGACATGAATGGAAGGTTGGGCGACTTCGGTCTTGCTAGATTGTACGAGCGTGGCAAGAATTCTCACACGACACGTGTGGTTGGAACCTTAGGATACATTGCACCAGAACTGTCGCGCACCGGCAAACCCATGGCCAGTTCGGATGTCTTTGCTTATGGTATATTGCTTTTAGAAGTGGCGTGCGGTCGCAGGCCAATCGAGCCCACTGCTCAAACGGAACAGCTACTTCTGATGGACTGGGTGAGGGAGTGCAAACTAAGAGGCCAGCTATTGGAGGTTGTGGATCCCAAGCTTGGGGAGTCCTATGTGAGGGAGGAAGTTGAGCTGGTACTTAAGCTAGGACTGGTTTGTTCTCAGTCCATTCCAGAGGTCAGGCCTACCATGAGGCAGGTGATCCAATATCTCAACGGGGATGACAGTCTCGCAGATGATATGGCCCTTGTGTTCTCAGAAACTGATTCTTTGGCATCACGCTTCTCATATCCTTCATCCTTTGATCCGGTGTCTTCCAACTCCCTCAGCGGAGTTGGGCAGATGTGA
- the LOC103712525 gene encoding glucan endo-1,3-beta-glucosidase-like, which yields MTTMKIWLFCYLLVILACSFAHTLSTSVGTDRDIPRTWCIANPLSLKTNLQRDIAFLCTNVDCSSIRPGGACFNPNTFQNHASVLFNLYYKAHGAQESYCKFGGDAMLSLSDPSYGTCKFE from the exons ATGACAACAATGAAAATATGGTTATTTTGTTACTTGCTTGTGATTTTGGCCTGCTCTTTTGCACATACAT TATCAACAAGCGTTGGAACGGATCGCGATATT CCAAGGACATGGTGCATTGCAAATCCTCTGTCTCTAAAGACCAATTTACAGAGGGATATAGCTTTCCTATGCACAAATGTCGACTGTAGCTCTATAAGACCCGgcggtgcttgttttaatccaaacACTTTCCAGAATCATGCTTCCGTGTTGTTCAACCTTTACTACAAGGCTCATGGGGCTCAAGAATCCTATTGCAAATTTGGTGGTGATGCCATGCTATCTCTATCAGATCCTT CATATGGAACGTGCAAGTTCGAGTAA